A stretch of Miscanthus floridulus cultivar M001 chromosome 13, ASM1932011v1, whole genome shotgun sequence DNA encodes these proteins:
- the LOC136499490 gene encoding uncharacterized protein, with the protein MRHGLQQSADCVHCAQRTEATDHLLASCVFTREIWHRLLARVGFQHLCSSDESVLLDWWQQERMRVPESFRRGFDSLVLLVSWEVWKERNRRTFDSSCKTPTELVSLIRHEANDWIAAGFRSFAPLFTPAA; encoded by the coding sequence ATGCGCCACGGACTACAACAGAGCGCCGACTGCGTGCACTGTGCCCAACGCACGGAGGCCACTGACCACCTGCTGGCGTCCTGCGTCTTCACCCGAGAGATCTGGCACCGCCTACTCGCACGTGTCGGGTTCCAGCACCTTTGCTCGAGCGACGAGTCCGTTCTACTCGACTGGTGGCAGCAGGAACGGATGCGGGTTCCCGAGTCCTTCCGGCGGGGATTCGACTCCTTGGTGCTGCTTGTTTCTTGGGAGGTTTGGAAGGAACGCAATAGAAGGACCTTCGACTCCTCCTGCAAGACGCCGACCGAGCTCGTATCTCTTATCCGTCACGAAGCCAACGACTGGATAGCGGCCGGCTTCCGGAGCTTCGCGCCGCTCTTCACGCCTGCTGCCTAG
- the LOC136499101 gene encoding uncharacterized protein, producing the protein MGEEERKGGGGGEDGAAAAAARAAEQARDLQDAAAALLTRTRAEEEALRRRAAALQGELRRLHEAAAAHADSDKVEEDLDRATCLIADGDVAALLPSKTQGAFLKMFLGPVNLRATSKEVQLKVKEEYNSYRDRTALLFLGFPVILLFLRQWLWNGCFPALPVQLYQAWLLFLYTSLALRENILRVNGSDIRPWWILHHYCAMLMSLISLTWEIKGQPNCARKQRGVELFLCWAIMQGFVMMLQNRYQRQRLYTRIALGKAKRMDVVWGETAGVEGQLLLLCPLLFLLQGFEGYVGFLLLRTAHTGVVPEWQVVVCGILLIAMAIGNFANTVDTLMAKSRFKAKMKKSKGKRDLDTCPSPTGSSPADSTTKA; encoded by the exons AtgggggaggaggagaggaagggagggggaggaggggaggacggcgcggcggcggcggcagcgcgcgcggCGGAGCAGGCGCGGGATCTgcaggacgcggcggcggcgctgctgacACGGACGCGGGCGGAGGAGGAGGCgctgcgccgccgcgccgccgcgctccAGGGGGAGCTCCGGCGGCTGCACGAGGCCGCCGCGGCGCACGCCGACAGCGACAAG GTTGAGGAGGACTTGGATCGAGCAACGTGCCTCATTGCTGACGGCGATGTTGCGGCGCTGCTCCCGAGCAAGACGCAAG GCGCTTTTCTGAAGATGTTCTTGGGACCAGTAAATCTGCGGGCAACAAGTAAGGAGGTGCAGCTCAAGGTGAAGGAGGAGTACAATAGCTACAGG GACAGAACTGCCTTGCTGTTTCTTGGTTTTCCGGTGATTCTGTTGTTTCTTCGACAATGGTTATGGAATGGATGCTTTCCAGCATTGCCAGTTCAGCTATACCAG GCTTGGTTGTTATTCCTGTATACTAGTTTAGCTTTGCGTGAGAACATACTGCGAGTTAATGGAAGTGATATTCGTCCTTG GTGGATACTTCATCACTACTGTGCCATGCTGATGTCTCTTATAAGTCTCACATGGGAGATAAAGGGGCAACCTAATTGTGCACGCAAACAG AGAGGCGTTGAACTTTTTCTGTGCTGGGCCATAATGCAAGGATTTGTTATGATGTTGCAGAATAGATATCAGCGTCAAAGATTATATACTAGGATTGCTTTGGGGAAG GCTAAAAGAATGGATGTTGTATGGGGAGAGACTGCTGGCGTTGAAGGTCAATTGTTGCTGTTGTGCCCTCTCCTTTTTCTCTTGCAG GGATTTGAGGGTTATGTCGGGTTTTTACTTCTTCGCACAGCTCATACTGGCGTCGTCCCTGAGTGGCAG GTTGTGGTCTGCGGGATCCTGCTGATTGCAATGGCAATTGGTAACTTTGCAAACACAGTAGACACCTTGATGGCTAAGTCCCGGTTCAAAGCGAAGATGAAGAAATCAAAGGGCAAACGGGATCTCGATACATGCCCCTCACCAACAGGTTCATCGCCGGCAGATTCAACAACCAAAGCATGA